The Oreochromis niloticus isolate F11D_XX linkage group LG2, O_niloticus_UMD_NMBU, whole genome shotgun sequence genome includes a region encoding these proteins:
- the LOC100701719 gene encoding uncharacterized protein LOC100701719 isoform X3, with protein sequence MLTIFYILLLIDFGRCSDHQIFDAKNVAVGQNVTLNCSRDHRWLLTNLFWIRLVSQSFPEVLGSTISHNLNISPTIEKTHHITTKQEPGTFVLHINRAQLSDTAVYYCIKVRERKMTFLKGTFLRVKGPDPGITGVTQDFLSNPVHPGDPVTLQCSVLSNSENRTCTEDDRVYWYRAKPDESHPSLIYSQGHNSYDCEWSPEAPSQQKCVYSFSRNVSLSDTGTYYCAVATCGEILFGNGTKLDIKAAFSVQTNTETTREEQQIQQRHEDSLAYAAPTFTKRNTRKAERRNARATEKICIYSDVRASECGKSDA encoded by the exons atgctgaCAATTTTTTATATACTGCTCCTGATCGATTTTGGGC GATGCTCAGATCATCAGATCTTTGACGCCAAAAATGTTGCTGTTGGGCAAAATGTGACTCTAAATTGTTCCCGGGATCACCGTTGGCTTTTAACAAACTTATTTTGGATCAGACTTGTTTCTCAGAGCTTTCCTGAAGTTTTAGGATCAACAATATCTCATAATCTCAATATCTCTCCGACTATTGAAAAGACTCATCATATTACAACAAAACAAGAGCCTGGAACTTTTGTTCTACATATCAACAGAGCACAGTTAAGTGAtacagctgtttattattgCATCAAAGTAAGAGAGCGCAAGATGACATTTTTGAAAGGAACTTTTCTTAGAGTCAAAG gaCCTGACCCAGGCATCACTGGTGTCACTCAAGACTTTTTGTCTAATCCAGTCCATCCAGGAGACCCAGTAACTCTGCAGTGTTCAGTCCTCTCTAATTCTGAGAACAGAACATGTACAGAAGATGACCGTGTGTACTGGTACAGAGCCAAACCAGATGAATCTCATCCTAGTTTAATTTATAGTCAAGGACACAATAGTTATGACTGTGAGTGGAGTCCTGAGGCTCCGTCCCAACAGAAATGTGTCTACAGCTTCTCCAGGAATGTCAGCTTGTCTGATACAGGAACTTATTACTGTGCTGTGGCCACATGTGGAGAGATACTGTTTGGAAATGGAACAAAACTCGATATCAAAG ctgctttttctgtacaaacaaatacagaaacaaCTAGGGAAGAACAACAAATTCAGCAA AGACATGAGGACTCATTGGCTTATGCTGCACCAACTTTTACCAAGAGAAACACTCGCAAAGCAGAGAGAAGGAATGCAAGAGCAACGGAGAAGATTTGTATTTACTCTGATGTCAGAGCTTCTGAGTGTGGAAAAAGTGATGCTTAA
- the LOC100701719 gene encoding uncharacterized protein LOC100701719 isoform X1 — protein sequence MLTIFYILLLIDFGRCSDHQIFDAKNVAVGQNVTLNCSRDHRWLLTNLFWIRLVSQSFPEVLGSTISHNLNISPTIEKTHHITTKQEPGTFVLHINRAQLSDTAVYYCIKVRERKMTFLKGTFLRVKGPDPGITGVTQDFLSNPVHPGDPVTLQCSVLSNSENRTCTEDDRVYWYRAKPDESHPSLIYSQGHNSYDCEWSPEAPSQQKCVYSFSRNVSLSDTGTYYCAVATCGEILFGNGTKLDIKVPVVHHWDLQKTNTVVFLLCVALSINLIVIAFLIYTIKEKNKTSAAFSVQTNTETTREEQQIQQRHEDSLAYAAPTFTKRNTRKAERRNARATEKICIYSDVRASECGKSDA from the exons atgctgaCAATTTTTTATATACTGCTCCTGATCGATTTTGGGC GATGCTCAGATCATCAGATCTTTGACGCCAAAAATGTTGCTGTTGGGCAAAATGTGACTCTAAATTGTTCCCGGGATCACCGTTGGCTTTTAACAAACTTATTTTGGATCAGACTTGTTTCTCAGAGCTTTCCTGAAGTTTTAGGATCAACAATATCTCATAATCTCAATATCTCTCCGACTATTGAAAAGACTCATCATATTACAACAAAACAAGAGCCTGGAACTTTTGTTCTACATATCAACAGAGCACAGTTAAGTGAtacagctgtttattattgCATCAAAGTAAGAGAGCGCAAGATGACATTTTTGAAAGGAACTTTTCTTAGAGTCAAAG gaCCTGACCCAGGCATCACTGGTGTCACTCAAGACTTTTTGTCTAATCCAGTCCATCCAGGAGACCCAGTAACTCTGCAGTGTTCAGTCCTCTCTAATTCTGAGAACAGAACATGTACAGAAGATGACCGTGTGTACTGGTACAGAGCCAAACCAGATGAATCTCATCCTAGTTTAATTTATAGTCAAGGACACAATAGTTATGACTGTGAGTGGAGTCCTGAGGCTCCGTCCCAACAGAAATGTGTCTACAGCTTCTCCAGGAATGTCAGCTTGTCTGATACAGGAACTTATTACTGTGCTGTGGCCACATGTGGAGAGATACTGTTTGGAAATGGAACAAAACTCGATATCAAAG TTCCAGTTGTCCATCATTGGGATTTGCAGAAGACCAACACCGTTGTCTTTCTGCTATGTGTTGCTCTCAGCATAAACCTGATTGTTATAGCCTTCCTCATTTATAccatcaaagaaaaaaacaaaacctccg ctgctttttctgtacaaacaaatacagaaacaaCTAGGGAAGAACAACAAATTCAGCAA AGACATGAGGACTCATTGGCTTATGCTGCACCAACTTTTACCAAGAGAAACACTCGCAAAGCAGAGAGAAGGAATGCAAGAGCAACGGAGAAGATTTGTATTTACTCTGATGTCAGAGCTTCTGAGTGTGGAAAAAGTGATGCTTAA
- the LOC100701719 gene encoding uncharacterized protein LOC100701719 isoform X2, protein MLTIFYILLLIDFGRCSDHQIFDAKNVAVGQNVTLNCSRDHRWLLTNLFWIRLVSQSFPEVLGSTISHNLNISPTIEKTHHITTKQEPGTFVLHINRAQLSDTAVYYCIKVRERKMTFLKGTFLRVKGPDPGITGVTQDFLSNPVHPGDPVTLQCSVLSNSENRTCTEDDRVYWYRAKPDESHPSLIYSQGHNSYDCEWSPEAPSQQKCVYSFSRNVSLSDTGTYYCAVATCGEILFGNGTKLDIKVVHHWDLQKTNTVVFLLCVALSINLIVIAFLIYTIKEKNKTSAAFSVQTNTETTREEQQIQQRHEDSLAYAAPTFTKRNTRKAERRNARATEKICIYSDVRASECGKSDA, encoded by the exons atgctgaCAATTTTTTATATACTGCTCCTGATCGATTTTGGGC GATGCTCAGATCATCAGATCTTTGACGCCAAAAATGTTGCTGTTGGGCAAAATGTGACTCTAAATTGTTCCCGGGATCACCGTTGGCTTTTAACAAACTTATTTTGGATCAGACTTGTTTCTCAGAGCTTTCCTGAAGTTTTAGGATCAACAATATCTCATAATCTCAATATCTCTCCGACTATTGAAAAGACTCATCATATTACAACAAAACAAGAGCCTGGAACTTTTGTTCTACATATCAACAGAGCACAGTTAAGTGAtacagctgtttattattgCATCAAAGTAAGAGAGCGCAAGATGACATTTTTGAAAGGAACTTTTCTTAGAGTCAAAG gaCCTGACCCAGGCATCACTGGTGTCACTCAAGACTTTTTGTCTAATCCAGTCCATCCAGGAGACCCAGTAACTCTGCAGTGTTCAGTCCTCTCTAATTCTGAGAACAGAACATGTACAGAAGATGACCGTGTGTACTGGTACAGAGCCAAACCAGATGAATCTCATCCTAGTTTAATTTATAGTCAAGGACACAATAGTTATGACTGTGAGTGGAGTCCTGAGGCTCCGTCCCAACAGAAATGTGTCTACAGCTTCTCCAGGAATGTCAGCTTGTCTGATACAGGAACTTATTACTGTGCTGTGGCCACATGTGGAGAGATACTGTTTGGAAATGGAACAAAACTCGATATCAAAG TTGTCCATCATTGGGATTTGCAGAAGACCAACACCGTTGTCTTTCTGCTATGTGTTGCTCTCAGCATAAACCTGATTGTTATAGCCTTCCTCATTTATAccatcaaagaaaaaaacaaaacctccg ctgctttttctgtacaaacaaatacagaaacaaCTAGGGAAGAACAACAAATTCAGCAA AGACATGAGGACTCATTGGCTTATGCTGCACCAACTTTTACCAAGAGAAACACTCGCAAAGCAGAGAGAAGGAATGCAAGAGCAACGGAGAAGATTTGTATTTACTCTGATGTCAGAGCTTCTGAGTGTGGAAAAAGTGATGCTTAA
- the LOC106098093 gene encoding uncharacterized protein LOC106098093 isoform X2, with the protein MLIIFYILLLINTGRCSDHQIFDTKNVDVGQNVTLICSRDHRWHFTNLFWIRLAAQKFPEILGSTISHNSPTIEKTHHITTKQEPGTFVLHINRAQLTDTAVYYCIKERQRKMTFLKGTFLRIKGPDPGITGVTQDSLSNPVHPGDPVTLQCSVLSNSENRTCTEDHSVYWYRAKPDESHPSLIYSQGNNGYYCERSPEAPSQQKCVYSFSRNVSSSDTGTYYCAVATCGEILFGNGTKLDIEVPVVHHWNLQKANTVLFLLCVALSISLIVIAFLIYTMKEKHKTSER; encoded by the exons atgctGATAATTTTTTATATACTGCTCCTGATCAATACTGGGC GATGCTCAGATCATCAGATCTTTGACACCAAAAATGTTGATGTTGGGCAAAATGTGACTCTAATTTGTTCCCGGGATCATCGTTGGCATTTTACAAACTTATTTTGGATCAGACTTGCTGCTCAGAAATTTCCTGAAATTTTAGGGTCAACAATATCTCATAATTCTCCGACAATTGAAAAGACTCATCATATTACTACAAAACAAGAGCCTGGAACTTTTGTTCTACATATCAACAGAGCACAGTTAACCGATACAGCTGTTTATTACTGCATCAAAGAAAGGCAGCGCAAGATGACATTTCTGAAAGGAACTTTTCTAAGAATCAAAG gACCTGACCCAGGCATCACTGGTGTTACTCAAGACTCTTTGTCTAATCCAGTCCATCCAGGAGACCCAGTAACTCTGCAGTGTTCAGTCCTCTCTAATTCTGAGAACAGAACATGTACAGAAGATCACAGTGTGTACTGGTACAGAGCCAAACCAGATGAATCTCATCCTAGTTTAATTTATAGTCAAGGAAACAATGGTTATTACTGTGAGCGGAGTCCTGAGGCTCCCTCCCAACAGAAATGTGTCTACAGCTTCTCCAGGAACGTCAGCTCGTCTGATACGGGAACTTATTACTGTGCTGTGGCCACATGTGGAGAGATACTTTTTGGAAATGGAACAAAACTTGATATCGAAG TTCCAGTTGTCCATCATTGGAATCTGCAGAAGGCCAACACAGTTCTCTTTCTGCTATGTGTTGCTCTCAGCATAAGCCTGATTGTTATAGCCTTCCTCATTTACActatgaaagaaaaacacaaaacctctg AGAGATGA
- the LOC106098093 gene encoding uncharacterized protein LOC106098093 isoform X1, producing MLIIFYILLLINTGRCSDHQIFDTKNVDVGQNVTLICSRDHRWHFTNLFWIRLAAQKFPEILGSTISHNSPTIEKTHHITTKQEPGTFVLHINRAQLTDTAVYYCIKERQRKMTFLKGTFLRIKGPDPGITGVTQDSLSNPVHPGDPVTLQCSVLSNSENRTCTEDHSVYWYRAKPDESHPSLIYSQGNNGYYCERSPEAPSQQKCVYSFSRNVSSSDTGTYYCAVATCGEILFGNGTKLDIEVPVVHHWNLQKANTVLFLLCVALSISLIVIAFLIYTMKEKHKTSAAASLQTNTETTREEQQIQQRDEDSLAYAAPTFTKRNTRKAERRNARATEKICIYSDVRAFECGKTDA from the exons atgctGATAATTTTTTATATACTGCTCCTGATCAATACTGGGC GATGCTCAGATCATCAGATCTTTGACACCAAAAATGTTGATGTTGGGCAAAATGTGACTCTAATTTGTTCCCGGGATCATCGTTGGCATTTTACAAACTTATTTTGGATCAGACTTGCTGCTCAGAAATTTCCTGAAATTTTAGGGTCAACAATATCTCATAATTCTCCGACAATTGAAAAGACTCATCATATTACTACAAAACAAGAGCCTGGAACTTTTGTTCTACATATCAACAGAGCACAGTTAACCGATACAGCTGTTTATTACTGCATCAAAGAAAGGCAGCGCAAGATGACATTTCTGAAAGGAACTTTTCTAAGAATCAAAG gACCTGACCCAGGCATCACTGGTGTTACTCAAGACTCTTTGTCTAATCCAGTCCATCCAGGAGACCCAGTAACTCTGCAGTGTTCAGTCCTCTCTAATTCTGAGAACAGAACATGTACAGAAGATCACAGTGTGTACTGGTACAGAGCCAAACCAGATGAATCTCATCCTAGTTTAATTTATAGTCAAGGAAACAATGGTTATTACTGTGAGCGGAGTCCTGAGGCTCCCTCCCAACAGAAATGTGTCTACAGCTTCTCCAGGAACGTCAGCTCGTCTGATACGGGAACTTATTACTGTGCTGTGGCCACATGTGGAGAGATACTTTTTGGAAATGGAACAAAACTTGATATCGAAG TTCCAGTTGTCCATCATTGGAATCTGCAGAAGGCCAACACAGTTCTCTTTCTGCTATGTGTTGCTCTCAGCATAAGCCTGATTGTTATAGCCTTCCTCATTTACActatgaaagaaaaacacaaaacctctg ctgctgcttctctacaaacaaatacagaaacaaCTAGGGAAGAACAACAAATTCAGCAA AGAGATGAGGACTCACTGGCTTATGCTGCACCAACATTTACCAAGAGAAACACTCGCAAAGCAGAGAGAAGGAATGCAAGAGCAACAGAGAAGATTTGTATTTACTCTGATGTCAGAGCTTTTGAGTGTGGAAAAACTGATGCTTAA
- the LOC112847848 gene encoding uncharacterized protein LOC112847848, whose protein sequence is MLTFFYILLLIKTGRCSDHQIFDAKNVDVGQNVTLNCSRDHRWLSTNLFWIRLVSQSFPEVLGSTISHDVPTIEKTHHITTKQEPGTFILHINGAQLSDTAVYYCIKVRKRNMTFLKETFLRIKGPDPGITGVTQDSLSNPVHPGDPVTLQCSVLSNSENRTCTEDHSVYWYRAKPDESHPSLIYIHGNNGNYCERSPEAPSQQKCVYIFSRNVSSSDTGTYYCAVATCGEILFGNGTKLDIKVPVVQHWDLQKTNTVLFLLCVALSISLIVIAFLIYTIKEKHKTSAAASLQTNRETTRTEQQIQQRHEDSLTYAAPTFTKRNTRKAERRNARATEAICIYSDVRAFEYGKSDA, encoded by the exons atgctgacatttttttatatactgcTCCTGATCAAAACTGGGC GATGCTCAGATCATCAGATCTTTGACGCCAAAAATGTTGATGTTGGGCAAAATGTGACTCTAAATTGTTCCCGGGATCATCGTTGGCTTTCAACAAATTTATTTTGGATCAGACTTGTTTCTCAGAGCTTTCCTGAAGTTTTAGGATCAACAATATCTCATGATGTTCCGACTATTGAAAAGACTCATCATATTACAACAAAACAAGAGCCTGGAACTTTTATTCTACATATCAACGGAGCACAGTTAAGCGATACAGCTGTTTATTACTGCATCAAAGTAAGAAAGCGCAACATGACATTTTTGAAAGAAACTTTTCTTAGAATCAAAG GACCTGACCCAGGCATCACTGGTGTCACTCAAGACTCTTTGTCTAATCCAGTCCATCCAGGAGACCCAGTAACTCTGCAGTGTTCAGTCCTCTCTAATTCTGAGAACAGAACATGTACAGAAGATCACAGTGTGTACTGGTACAGAGCCAAACCAGATGAATCTCATCCTAGTTTAATTTATATTCATGGAAACAATGGTAATTACTGTGAGCGGAGTCCTGAGGCTCCCTCCCAACAGAAATGTGTCTACATCTTCTCCAGGAACGTCAGCTCGTCTGATACGGGAACTTATTACTGTGCTGTGGCCACATGTGGAGAGATACTGTTTGGAAATGGAACAAAACTCGACATCAAAG TTCCAGTTGTCCAACATTGGGATTTGCAGAAAACAAACACCGTTCTCTTTCTGCTATGTGTTGCTCTCAGCATAAGCCTGATTGTTATAGCCTTCCTCATTTATAccatcaaagaaaaacacaaaacctctg CTGCTGCTTCTCTACAAACAAATAGAGAAACAACTAGGACAGAACAACAAATTCAGCAA agACATGAGGACTCATTGACTTATGCTGCACCAACTTTTACCAAGAGAAACACTCGCAAAGCAGAGAGAAGGAATGCAAGAGCAACAGAGGCAATTTGTATTTACTCTGATGTCAGAGCTTTTGAGTATGGAAAAAGTGATGCTTAA
- the LOC100701447 gene encoding uncharacterized protein LOC100701447 — MIGGLSALILLSTTSLLHTAEVPHLISLTTLELGGNATFHCPFSEKTDRFFHWYKQSLGKMVQTVATVVYNKIEFISPFNHTRFHVHKSNDQCFLTINHINKEDEATYFCQTGTEFLQHFVRGFFLAVNDYNHQTSVYVTQTPKSSSVQLGNTVTLQCSLFAKNKESSVQCPSDHSVHWFKSGSGENHPSIIYRNFTHRNSMDDTERRCIYHLSKTIQNSSDTGTYYCAVVTCGAILFGEGSKVDTRTELDPVILILGGLLVCCVTVIIVLISCMTCCHFKGATSVSHRLGHNKSVANPTNDLDGEAKDVNYAPLDFSTRKMRQGKKKKSDYTDCVYSFVKSEGQNQQ, encoded by the exons ATGATCGGAGGACTGTCTGCTTTGATTCTTCTTAGTACAACAT ccTTGCTTCATACTGCAGAGGTTCCTCATCTGATCTCTTTGACTACACTTGAACTTGGTGGCAATGCCACTTTTCACTGTCCGTTCTCTGAGAAGACAGACAGATTCTTCCACTGGTATAAGCAGTCTCTTGGGAAAATGGTCCAAACAGTAGCTACAGTAGTTTATAACAAGATAGAGTTCATCAGTCCATTTAATCATACCCGTTTCCATGTCCATAAATCAAATGATCAGTGTTTTCTTACTATCAATCACATAAACAAAGAGGATGAAGCAACATACTTTTGTCAAACTGGAACCGAGTTTTTACAGCATTTCGTTAGAGGATTCTTCTTGGCTGTAAATG ATTATAATCACCAGACATCTGTCTATGTGACGCAAACTCCAAAGTCATCATCAGTCCAACTTGGAAACACAGTCACCCTCCAGTGTTCATTATTCGCCAAGAACAAAGAAAGCAGTGTTCAGTGTCCCAGTGATCACAGTGTGCACTGGTTCAAAAGTGGATCAGGAGAAAACCATCCAAGTATCATTTACAGAAATTTCACTCATAGAAACAGCATGGATGATACAGAGAGACGCTGCATCTACCATCTGTCCAAAACAATACAGAACTCCTCTGATACTGGGACTTACTACTGTGCTGTCGTCACATGTGGAGCGATACTGTTTGGTGAAGGATCTAAAGTGGACACAA GAACAGAACTGGACCCAGTTATTCTTATTCTTGGAGGACTGTTGGTCTGCTGTGTGACTGTAATCATCGTCCTCATTTCCTGCATGACTTGTTGTCATTTCAAAG GAGCAACAAGTGTTTCCCATCGTCTGGGACATAACAAGTCAGTTGCAAATCCGACAAATGATTTG GATGGAGAAGCAAAAGATGTTAACTATGCACCATTGGATTTCTCTACAAGGAAGATGAGacaaggaaaaaagaagaagagtgaCTACACAGACTGTGTGTACTCTTTTGTCAAATCAGAAGGCCAAAACCAGCAGTAG